A single Dreissena polymorpha isolate Duluth1 chromosome 14, UMN_Dpol_1.0, whole genome shotgun sequence DNA region contains:
- the LOC127857786 gene encoding coiled-coil domain-containing protein 15-like isoform X2 — protein MASKGRKDAVTLRKISKPVISTDVMGNRNVEVRAVGAWVEAEPALREPEAVISAQEEEIRLRQVQLEKQARLKHFQAEVRKRVNKLDKLKKQSQLETNYRAAEHERNVVGQSAFSSQDSAKKDTSLVRPHTALGIIKAAKHQKDSENPHSSLDLQAFCDQTNQVHRHVSHAKKNLVSRRVITENFVADDLPGGVWKISKTRDHPSSRYTVDGEEFDILDDQLIEKVKVVNNKEYNFDDNVEAVDEHLRDSSDKENDVVHEELPVPSTKKFVRKVQFDDQPREYSRRPQTVTSFTGTDLNRNLPLLRVPNIYEGVETEEEKRRARAQQAMYRRLFMDIEREQVKENLRRQEHRKRIIKLKKEKEEERVREEQISEQLVEPRDPVTGETSTEALEREEQDKQFIRRTIREHERRAQKSKEMERYIGALREQLKDKVRRRGVELPPLCCCGDSIWDTNPETCANNCVFYKNPKEYGRALQAMLDSSDFLTS, from the exons ATGGCGTCGAAAGGAAGAAAAGATGCTGTCACTTTAAGGAAAATTTCTAAACCCGTGATAAGCACCGATGTCATGGGTAATAGAAATGTAGAAGTAAGAGCGGTGGGTGCCTGGGTTGAAGCCGAGCCTGCTTTACGTGAACCAGAAGCAGTG ATATCTGCCCAGGAAGAAGAAATAAGACTGCGGCAAGTACAGCTGGAAAAGCAGGCAAGACTGAAGCACTTCCAGGCAGAAGTTCGCAAGAGAGTCAACAAGCTGGACAAACTCAAGAAACAGAGTCAGCTGGAAACTAACTATAGAGCT GCAGAACATGAGCGTAACGTAGTGGGTCAAAGTGCCTTCTCATCTCAAGACTCTGCTAAGAAAGACACCAGCCTCGTACGTCCCCACACAGCTCTTGGGATCATCAAGGCTGCTAAACATCAGAAAG ATTCAGAAAATCCACACAGTAGTTTGGATTTGCAAGCATTCTGTGATCAAACAAATCAG GTTCACCGGCATGTCAGCCATGCTAAGAAAAATCTAGTCTCTCGTCGTGTCATAACTGAAAACTTTGTGGCTGATGATTTGCCTGGGGGTGTGTGGAAGATCTCCAAGACAAGAGAT CACCCGTCATCCCGTTACACAGTTGATGGTGAGGAGTTTGACATTCTGGATGATCAGCTGATAGAGAAGGTCAAGGTTGTCAACAATAAAG AATACAATTTTGACGACAATGTCGAAGCAGTTGATGAACACTTAAGGGACAGCAGTGATAAGGAGAATGATGTAGTTCATGAGGAGTTACCTGTCCCTAGCACAAAGAAATTTGTCAGAAAGGTCCAGTTTGATGATCAACCCAGAGAGTATTCTAGAAGGCCACAAACTG TTACTTCATTCACTGGTACAGATTTGAACAGGAATTTGCCGCTGTTAAGGGTCCCAAATATTTACGAGGGTGTCGAGACAGAAGAAGAGAAGAGGCGCGCACGGGCTCAACAGGCGATGTATCGTCGACTCTTCATGGACATCGAACGAGAGCAGGTGAAGGAAAATCTGAGGCGACAGGAGCATCGTAAACGAATCATTAA ACTTAAGAAAGAGAAGGAGGAGGAGCGGGTTAGAGAGGAGCAGATTTCAGAGCAGCTCGTGGAACCTCGAGACCCGGTTACCGGGGAAACCAGCACAGAGGCATTGGAGCGTGAAGAGCAGGATAAACAGTTCATACGACGGACCATACGGGAACATGAACGACGTGCGCAGAAGTCCAAGGAGATGGAGCG GTACATTGGAGCGTTACGGGAGCAGCTAAAGGACAAGGTGCGACGACGCGGTGTTGAGTTACCTCCCCTCTGTTGTTGTGGCGACTCTATCTGGGACACTAACCCAGAAACGTGTGCTAACAACTGCGTTTTCTATAAAAATCCAAAAG agtaTGGACGGGCGCTTCAGGCCATGCTGGATTCCAGTGACTTTCTAACATCTTGA
- the LOC127857786 gene encoding coiled-coil domain-containing protein 15-like isoform X1: protein MASKGRKDAVTLRKISKPVISTDVMGNRNVEVRAVGAWVEAEPALREPEAVISAQEEEIRLRQVQLEKQARLKHFQAEVRKRVNKLDKLKKQSQLETNYRAAEHERNVVGQSAFSSQDSAKKDTSLVRPHTALGIIKAAKHQKDSENPHSSLDLQAFCDQTNQVHRHVSHAKKNLVSRRVITENFVADDLPGGVWKISKTRDVCGFKKEYVRPHPSSRYTVDGEEFDILDDQLIEKVKVVNNKEYNFDDNVEAVDEHLRDSSDKENDVVHEELPVPSTKKFVRKVQFDDQPREYSRRPQTVTSFTGTDLNRNLPLLRVPNIYEGVETEEEKRRARAQQAMYRRLFMDIEREQVKENLRRQEHRKRIIKLKKEKEEERVREEQISEQLVEPRDPVTGETSTEALEREEQDKQFIRRTIREHERRAQKSKEMERYIGALREQLKDKVRRRGVELPPLCCCGDSIWDTNPETCANNCVFYKNPKEYGRALQAMLDSSDFLTS, encoded by the exons ATGGCGTCGAAAGGAAGAAAAGATGCTGTCACTTTAAGGAAAATTTCTAAACCCGTGATAAGCACCGATGTCATGGGTAATAGAAATGTAGAAGTAAGAGCGGTGGGTGCCTGGGTTGAAGCCGAGCCTGCTTTACGTGAACCAGAAGCAGTG ATATCTGCCCAGGAAGAAGAAATAAGACTGCGGCAAGTACAGCTGGAAAAGCAGGCAAGACTGAAGCACTTCCAGGCAGAAGTTCGCAAGAGAGTCAACAAGCTGGACAAACTCAAGAAACAGAGTCAGCTGGAAACTAACTATAGAGCT GCAGAACATGAGCGTAACGTAGTGGGTCAAAGTGCCTTCTCATCTCAAGACTCTGCTAAGAAAGACACCAGCCTCGTACGTCCCCACACAGCTCTTGGGATCATCAAGGCTGCTAAACATCAGAAAG ATTCAGAAAATCCACACAGTAGTTTGGATTTGCAAGCATTCTGTGATCAAACAAATCAG GTTCACCGGCATGTCAGCCATGCTAAGAAAAATCTAGTCTCTCGTCGTGTCATAACTGAAAACTTTGTGGCTGATGATTTGCCTGGGGGTGTGTGGAAGATCTCCAAGACAAGAGAT gtgtgtggctttaaaaagGAATATGTCAGACCG CACCCGTCATCCCGTTACACAGTTGATGGTGAGGAGTTTGACATTCTGGATGATCAGCTGATAGAGAAGGTCAAGGTTGTCAACAATAAAG AATACAATTTTGACGACAATGTCGAAGCAGTTGATGAACACTTAAGGGACAGCAGTGATAAGGAGAATGATGTAGTTCATGAGGAGTTACCTGTCCCTAGCACAAAGAAATTTGTCAGAAAGGTCCAGTTTGATGATCAACCCAGAGAGTATTCTAGAAGGCCACAAACTG TTACTTCATTCACTGGTACAGATTTGAACAGGAATTTGCCGCTGTTAAGGGTCCCAAATATTTACGAGGGTGTCGAGACAGAAGAAGAGAAGAGGCGCGCACGGGCTCAACAGGCGATGTATCGTCGACTCTTCATGGACATCGAACGAGAGCAGGTGAAGGAAAATCTGAGGCGACAGGAGCATCGTAAACGAATCATTAA ACTTAAGAAAGAGAAGGAGGAGGAGCGGGTTAGAGAGGAGCAGATTTCAGAGCAGCTCGTGGAACCTCGAGACCCGGTTACCGGGGAAACCAGCACAGAGGCATTGGAGCGTGAAGAGCAGGATAAACAGTTCATACGACGGACCATACGGGAACATGAACGACGTGCGCAGAAGTCCAAGGAGATGGAGCG GTACATTGGAGCGTTACGGGAGCAGCTAAAGGACAAGGTGCGACGACGCGGTGTTGAGTTACCTCCCCTCTGTTGTTGTGGCGACTCTATCTGGGACACTAACCCAGAAACGTGTGCTAACAACTGCGTTTTCTATAAAAATCCAAAAG agtaTGGACGGGCGCTTCAGGCCATGCTGGATTCCAGTGACTTTCTAACATCTTGA